TACAGTATGGAGGTTTTGACCATTCGGCGCTTTTTGTACATCTTTTACGACAGCAAAGACATGGTCGTTTGATAGTGTACCTTTATCTGCAATTTGGCCTCCACTTTCAGCGTAAAATGGTGTTTGATCAAGGACCACGAGAACCTCTTCACCTTCATTTGCTTCTTGTACAGTTTCAGTACCTTTTACAATGACGCTTACCTTAGTAGGAGTTGTCAATTGATCATAACCAATGAAGGTGCTATCAACATCGATATCACTTAGTACACTCGTCTGTACTTGCATAGAGCCTGAATCTTGACGTGCTGACCTTGCGCGATCACGCTGCGCTTCCATTTCAACCTTGAATTGTTCAACGTTGACTGTCATTCCTTCTTCTTCTAAATATTCCTCGGTAAGTTCATATGGAAAACCATACGTATCATAAAGTTTGAAAGCATCCGAACCTGAAAGCTCTGACTGACCCTTCCCTTTTGCCTTCTTAATCATCTCTGACAAGATTGCAAGTCCATCATTGATCGTTTCATGGAATCGCTCTTCTTCATTTTTTACAACTTTCTGTATGAAGTCAGTGTTTTCCTGTACATTTGGATAAAAGTCTTTCATAACATCGGCAACAACCGGTACGAGCTCAAACATAAACGGCTTACTGATGTCCAGTTGCTTAGCAAATCGAATCGCTCTTCTTACAAGGCGACGCAGTACATACCCTCTTCCTTCATTTGAAGGTAATGCACCATCAGCAACAGCAAATGATACGGTACGGATATGGTCCGCAACAACCTTAAATGCTGTGTCTAGTTCTTTACTTGTACCGTACTTAACACCTGAAAGCTTTTCAGTTGCTTCAATCATCGGCATGAACAAATCTGTCTCATAGTTAGTTGGCGCATCTTGTAGCGCACATATTACACGTTCAAGCCCCATCCCCGTATCAATGTTCTTTTTAGGCAGTGGTGTATAGCTTCCATCTGGATTATGGTTGAATTGAGAGAAAACCAAGTTCCAAATTTCTAGATGACGTTCATTTTCCCCACCAGGAAATAGTTCAGGATCATTCGGATCATTTCCGTATTTTTCTCCACGGTCATAGAATATTTCAGTATTCGGACCACTCGGGCCTTCGCCAATATCCCAAAAGTTCTCTTCAAGTCGAATAATTTTCTCTTTTGGAAGACCAATTTCGTTATGCCAGATGTCATGTGCTTCATCATCCTCTGGGTGAATGGTAACAGCTAACTTTTCAGGATCTATTCCAAGCCAATCCTCACTCGTAAGAAATTCCCATGCCCAGTGGATCGATTCCTTCTTAAAATAATCTCCAATCGAGAAATTTCCTAGCATTTCAAAGAATGTGTGATGACGTGCAGTCTTTCCTACGTTTTCAATATCGTTTGTACGTATAGATTTCTGAGCATTTACAATACGTGGATTCTCTGGAACGACACGACCATCAAAGTACTTTTTCAATGTCGCAACTCCACTATTGATCCAAAGTAAAGATGGATCTTCATGAGGTACTAAAGATGCACTCGGTTCTACGCTATGTCCTTTTTCTTTGAAAAAATCAAGAAACATTTGCCTTACTTGAGCTGACGTTAATGTTTTCATTGTGTTTTTCCCTCCTTTAATAAATACAGAGCTTCAATAATCGTTAAAAAAAGCTAAATACAAAAAAACTCCCGTCCTGTATATCTACAGGGACGAGAGTTATCACGCGGTACCACCCTGGTTACGAATACTCTTATGTATCCATCACCTCGAGCACATTAACGGTGTGCGCCGGCAGGTTTTCCCCTGCATTCCGGAATAGCCTTCAGTTACTCTTCTTCCAAAACCTCTTTCAGCCAAGGAGGTTCTTCTCTTTAGGAAGGGCTTCAACTTACTCGTTCCATCATCACGTTAATTTATACATCGTTTACTTTGGATAATTATAGACTTAGCCTCTAGCCTTGTCAATATTTCTATAATGATCCCTCGAATGAAGAAAAATGACTTTTCCAACAGCAAATATCGGTACGGCTAATAGTAAGCCCAACACGCCACCAATTTCTCCGCCAATTAATAGCGCGAAAATAATCATAATCGGATGAATATGCAACGACTTACCTACAATTAAAGGTCCGAGAATATTTCCCTCAATAAATTGGAGCACTAACAAAATCCCCAATATGATGATTAATTTTTTCACTGAAATTGTTGCAGCAATCAGGGCAACAGGTACCGCGCCAATGATGGGTCCGAAATATGGAATAAAGTCGGTAACCCCTATAATCAAGCCCAAAATAACTGGATAGGGAACACCCGCGATCCAGAATGCAACTACAGCTAATATCGCTAATGCAACCGCAACCGTTAACTGTCCCCGAATGTAATTTCCAAGAGACTGATCAACATCTTTCACAAGATTCTTTCCTGATTCTCGCCACTTTTTAGGAGTAAGGTTATAAAACATTTTATTAATTAAATCCACATCTTTCAACATATAAAAGACGAGAAAAGGTATAACTAGTAAAGAAAAGAGGTTACTCCAAATTGTTTTGATTAGCCCTAATGCACTTTCAATCAGTTTGGTTAAATATCGTTCAGTTGCATGAAGTGTTTGTTCAAATTCAGTATGAACGGCTTCTGGAAGATGATCCGTTCGCTCATAGAATTCCCTCACCCACATCTTATACGTATCTGAAAGCACCGGAAGCTGATTACTTAAATCTTTCAACTGGGTTACGAGGTAGGGAATGCTTTTGAAAACTAGAAAACCTGTCCCACCAAAGAATGTCAAATAGATAATGAGTATGGCAATCGCTCTCGGTAGTCCTTTACCATGAAGCCATTCTACAATCGGATGTAAAAGGTACGTAATGAAAACTGCAATGAAAAACGGGACAAAAATAGACTTCACAATATCCCAAATGGGATGCCAAAAGGGACCCAGCTTCATCAATACAAAAAGAGAGAGCAAAAGTAGCAAAACCATGCCCAGACGAACGAGTGCTTCAATTGTAAACCATTTCTTCATAGTCTCCACCGCTCATTCGATGTTTTTCCTTCTTCTTAACGTGCACATAAACGGTATCACTATACTCTTAAATTAAAGCTCATTTCTAAAGGATTGTGGCTATTAAGTAATCATTGCGCACGGAATGAGTTGTTGAAATACACGAGACTCCTCAAAAATGAAATTCGCATTTTCTTCGTGCGATGTTACGCTGCCGAAGTGTTCCTTGTCCTACGGGAGCAGCGGCCAAATCGAGACCCCGCAGAGCTAGTACAAAAGGATCTTCGACTAAATACCACCACGTCCTGTGGTGAACGTCGAAGTCACCACATCCTGTGGAAGTGAGGCTTGATGGTCGTCCGTGGAAAGCGAAGTGTATTCCAACAACCTATCACATGAACAACAATGTATCCGAAAACAGCGTAAATTAAAGACCACTGTAATCAAAAAGAACCGACATTCTTTTGAACGTCAGCTCTTCTTTAATAAATAGCTTTTGCAATACGTTTACGTAACCGTTTCACCTTTTTGTTCGATATTGTGCCATTATCATAAAGTGATTTAATTAAATAAGCACTTGCACATGTTGTTGCAATCGTCAGAAATGCACGATTCATCCTCATCACCTTCTTACATTGGGATACTTAAATCGTCATCCTCGAAAAGGTCGTCTAGCGAAGTTAAGCTACCATCTTCTTCAACTTGATTGAGTGCTAACTTCCCTTCTACAACAGCCAGTTCGATAAAACATCCCCAGCAATAATATTGTTCCACCCCGATCTTACCAAGATCTTTGCATTGGCAATTGGGACATCTCATTGGTTGTTCCTCCTCATTAATAATCAACTACATTCATTGATTATGAAATGCTAGGAATAGGATGTCCCAATTCATTGTTAATTATACGTTTTCACTTGTCTTGGGGTGCGCCACTCTTTCTCTTAACTTCTTACTTAATAGAGAATTCCGAGAATCTGAATCATTTTGCTGAATGGCTCTTTCAAATGCATCTTTTTCTCCACAAATAATTAAATATTCCTTGCTCCTTGTCACAGCAGTATAGATTAAATTCCGCTTCAACATTCGATAATATCCTCTTACAATAGGAAGTACGACAATTGGAAACTCACTACCTTGCGATTTATGTATCGAGCAGCAATAGGCATGTGTAATCTGATTTAAATCCGATTTCTTAAACGTTACTTCAATTCCATCGAATGATATGACGATTTGTTCAACCTTATCCTTTGTTTCCTTTGCATGAATAATGGCTACAATTTCACCAATATCCCCATTAAAGATTTGCTCCTCCGGTACATTTACGAGTTGCAATACTTTGTCACCGACTCGATATTTCGTATCGAAAAAGTCTATCTCTCTCTTTTGGTTGCTCGGAGGATTAAACATGGCTTGCAATTCACGGTTTAACTCATCTATACCAGCTTTCCCCCTGTACATAGGTGCGAGCACTTGGACATCTCTAGCAGTATATCCTTTGTCATGAGCACTTTTGCATACTTGTAATATTGCTTTAGCTGCCTGGTCTTGTGTACATGGAAAGAAACGGCGATCGGGTTGAGGTACATGAATGTCCGCTGGTAAGCTCCCTTTCTTCATTTCATGGGCAAGTTGAATGATAGACGAATCTTTTGCTTGGCGATAAATCTGATCAAGCTTTACAGTTGGGATTACATTTGAAGAAATAAAATCTTTTAACACTTGACCAGGACCTACGGATGGTAGCTGGTCTTCATCTCCTACCATAATGACTTGGATATCTTCTGGTAGCGCATCGAACAACCGATAGGCAAGTCGAAGGTCTACCATGGACATTTCATCAATGATTAACAGTCTACCCGCAATCGGATTGTCGTCATCGTACTCAAAACCACTTCCACCTTTCCAACCTAATAAACGATGTATGGTTACAGCTGGCAAACCTGTGGATTCACTCATTCGTTTAGCAGCACGTCCAGTTGGAGCAACTAATAGGAATGGATAGTCTTCCTCATCATAATCCTTCGGTTCAACTGATAATCCATGAATCTCTGAGTAAAGGTCAATAATGCCTTTAATAACAGTAGTTTTACCAGTGCCTGGGCCTCCTGTTAAGATCATCATAGGTGAAATCAATGCTTTATAAATTGCATCCTTTTGGGCCTCAGCATATTCCATCCCCTGATTTTCTTCTAACAAACCGAGCGCTTTATAGAAATTTGATGGTTCAATTCTGTCATATTCATCTTGTTTAAGCAGTCGCTCAATTGTTTTCATCAAACCGAATTCCGCAAAGTAAAGCGAAGGTAAATAAGCATTTTCTTCTTCAATGTAAATTTTTCCTTCACCATGCAAATGAACAATTTCGGAATAGTAATCCACATCATCATGGTTAGGTTTTGTAAAGAGAAGCGATTTCGTTTCTTGAATTAAGTCATCTACCGGGATAAATGTGTGACCGTATTGATTGGATAGCTCTTTCAAACAATACAGAAAGCCTGCTTGTACTCGTTCAGAAGAGGATTCTTCAATACCTAATGCTTGACCGATTTCATCAGCCCTTTTAAAACCGACTCCCTCAATGTCATAAATAAGCTGATAAGGATTTGATTGGATGATTGAGATCGCTTCCTCTTGGTACGTTTGATAAATTTTCATTGAAATTGCGGGACCAATGCCGTATCGATGTAACGTACTGAGTAATTGCTCAAGTCCTTGATGCTCCATCAATGTTTCATATATCGTTTTCGCACGTTCTTCGCTTAGATCATTTACTTGATTCAATACATCGGGATCTTCGATGATTTTTGAAAAAGCCTCATCACCTAATGTTTGAATCACCTTTTCAGCCGTTTTCTTTCCAATCCCATTAAATAAATCACTTGATAGATATTGAATCATACCCTCTTCTGATCGAGGTAAATCTTTACGGTAAAACTCTACGACAAATTGGGTTCCGTATTTAGGATGATCCTTTACATCTCCCCAGAAAATATATGTTTCTTCTTCTGACAACACCGGAAATGTACCTACCATAATCATTTCCTTTTCTACTTCAGCAAGATTTGTATCCTTCGTTGACACTTTCAGTACGCTATAAAACGTATCATTATTCTTATATATTACATGGAGAATGGTTCCTTTAATGTAACGTTTCTCCTCCGCTCCTAAATCGAACTTCCCTTGTAAATCCATATTTTTCGCCCCGCTAATTATTCGTTGTTTTCAGTGGACTCTCTTATTTCTTTAATTTGTTTTAATCCATTGTGTGCTAGAATATGATCATTTTGAACTTTAACTGCTTTATTAAACATCTCTTCAGCAGTATCGATATTTTCTTGATATAAATAGGCAACACCAAGATTATAGTAAGCATCAGCATGTTCTGGATCCATCTTGATTACTTCATGGAGGGCTGCAGTTGCTTGTTCAAACATCTGTTGCGTGCCAAGTGCCATTCCATATTGAAACCATGCATCCACGTCACTTGGGTTATCTTCTGTTGCTTTTTGAAAATGGGGGAGAGCTCTTTTCGAATCTCCTAATTGAACAAAGCTCATACCTAACATGAAATGTGAATCCCCATCAGATAATCCTTTTTTAATGGCATTTATAAATAAGTCAACAGCGTCATCATATTGTTCTAACTTGTAAAACACAACCCCAGCTCCGTAGTAAGCTGCCGGTAGGTCTTCATTTAGCGAAATCGCTTTATCAAAAAAGCCCATCGCCTTTTCATATTCACCTACAAGTTCAAGTAAGTTACCAAAGTTGACATAGGCAACAGGATCGTCTGGTTGCTCTTCTAGCGCACTATGAAATGCCTTCGCCGCTTCCTCGTAGTTTCCTTCTTTCATCAGTTCAATTCCTCGTTTGTTTTGATCAGCCATAAACTTGTCTCCTCCTATTAATATTTGTCCCATATGAAAAAAGGGACCTAGTCAAACTTTCATTTGAAAAGGTCCACATTAGTGTTCGTATCTCTATGACAAATAAGAAAGTTCTTTTTCTTTCTTATAGACTTTATCGATTGTACCTCCACCTAAACAAACATCTCCATCATAAAAGACGACTGCTTGCCCTGGAGTAATTGCACGTTGTGGCTCATCAAACCACACATCATATTGTCCATCTTCGCGTTTCTTAATGGTTACACCCCGATCTGTTTGCCGGTATCTGAATTTAGCTGTGCATTTTAATTCATCAGGAATTTCCTTATCTGATACAAAGCTTACAAGTGTTGCCGTCAATTGTTCTGAATAAAGAAGCTCATTATGAAATCCTTGTTCAACATAAAGGACATTTCGGTCTAAGTCTTTCCCGACAACAAACCAAGGATCGCCATTTCCACCTATTCCAAGACCATGTCGCTGGCCAATCGTATAATACATAAGTCCATCATGCTTACCCTTCGTTTCACCGGCCATCGTTTGCATTTCACCAGGTTGTGCAGGAAGATACTGGCTTAAGAATTCTTTGAAGTTTCTTTCCCCAATAAAACAAATCCCTGTGCTATCTTTCTTCTTTGCTGTAGCGAGCCCTGCTTTTTCAGCCATTTCTCTAATTTCAGGCTTCTGATATTCCCCGATTGGGAACATAACTTTTGAAATTTGATCCTGGCTGAGTTGATTCAAGAAATACGTTTGGTCCTTATTATCATCAACACCACGCAGCATGACCGTTTCACCATTGCGTTCTGCAACTCTTGCATAATGGCCTGTTGCAACATAATCTGCACCCAAGCTCATTGCATGCTCAAGGAATGCTTTGAATTTTATCTCTTTGTTACACATGACGTCAGGATTAGGAGTCCGACCTGCTTTATATTCTTCAAGGAAATATGTGAAAACTTTATCCCAATATTGCTTTTCAAAATTTACAGCATAATAAGGGATGCCAAGTTGATTACATACCCTAATTACATCTTCATAATCCTCAGTAGCTGTGCATACGCCGTTTTCATCTGTATCATCCCAATTTTTCATGAAGATACCAATTACATCATACCCTTGTTCTTTCAACAGCAATGCTGCAACTGATGAATCAACACCCCCAGACATACCGACAACAACGCGTGTGTCTTCTGGATTATTCGCCATATATTACACCTCCATTTACATTGAAGTTAAGCGATTGACAATTTTGACCGTTTCTTGTCCTGCTCGCTCAATTTCTTCTATTGTATTTCCATAGCCGAAGCTAAACCGAATTGCTGCTGTAAGTCTCTCATGGTCATCAAACATTGCTGATAGAACATGGGACGGTTCGATCGACCCAGCAGTACAAGCGGAACCACTTGATGCTGCTATTCCAGATAAATCTAAGTTTACGAGCATCGATTCTACGTTCGTTCCAGGAAAACTGACATTCAGAACATGTGGCAACGAATACTCGCTAGATCCATTTAGTAAATACTGAATGCCTGCTTCATCAAAAATTTCCAGCATTTTTTCTTTAAATGCCTTTAATTGTTCATGGCGTTCCATTTTTTCTAATTGGATGAGTTCCACTGCTTTTTTCATTCCCATAATGCTTGGTACATTTTCAGTTCCGGCTCTCCGCTTCCTTTCTTGCTCACCACCAAATGCTCTTGGTTCGAGACGAACACCGTCACGGATATACAAAAAGCCACAACCTTTAGGTCCGTTGATCTTATGTGAAGAGATCGACATGAGATCTATTCCTAAATGTTCAACATCTATTAACACACTACCGTAAGCTTGAACAGCATCTGTATGAAAAAGGACTTCTTTATTCTTCGTAATGGTCCCAATTTCTTGAATTGGCTGAAGTGTTCCGACCTCATTATTCCCGTACATAATTGTAACAAGCGTCGTATCTTCTCTGATCGCCTCTTCTAATTGTTGTGGGCTGACCCTCCCCGTCTCATCGACTGGAAGATAGGTTACCTCAAACCCTTGCTCCTCAAGATATTCAACCGCATGTAACACTGCATGGTGCTCGATTCGAGAAGTAATGATATGCTTCCCCTTCTTCTCTTGAGCTAGGGCGGCGCCAATAATCGCCATGTTGTCTGACTCTGTTCCTCCACTCGTGAAAACGATCTCGTTGAATGAAGCGTTAATACTCGTTGCCATCACTCTTCTCGCTTCATCCAATGCTTGTCTAGTGTTTCTACCAAACTGATGGATACTTGAAGGATTTCCGTATAACGTTGTAAAGTAAGGTACCATTGCTTCAACGACTTCCTCCCTCGTCGGAGAAGTCGCAGCATGGTCCAAGTAAATGGCACTCATTAAAATCACCCTATTTCATTATTAACAGATCTATTCAAAGCACATAGCCGTCAACTTTTAAATCTACTTAGCCATATAGACTGATTTAAAAGAGATGGATTAGAAACAAGTAATACGAGGCACGAAGGCTTTAAGGACCGGAATGTATCTTTTAATACATGAGGACCGGAAAAGCCGAGTAACAAAGTAGTGCGCCGTTTATTAGCCATCGACTTTTAAATCTACCTTTAAATGTAGAACATATAAGCCTCTTGATCATCATCATTACTATAAGAAGCCAAATCATCTAAAGTGGTATTATCTAACACATCTTTCACAGCGTCACGGATTTTGATCCAAAGATCCCTTTTGGCAGGTTCTTCGTCATCCATAATTTCAACAGGGGTGATTGGACCTTCTAGTACGCGAATTATATCTCCTGCAGTTATCTTGTCCGCTTCACGAGCTAAAGTATACCCGCCATAAGCACCGCGAATACTTTTGACGAGACCCGCATTTCGGAGTGGACCTACTAATTGCTCTAAATAATGTTCTGAAAGTCCATGGTCCTTTGCAATCGAT
This Pseudalkalibacillus berkeleyi DNA region includes the following protein-coding sequences:
- the alaS gene encoding alanine--tRNA ligase produces the protein MKTLTSAQVRQMFLDFFKEKGHSVEPSASLVPHEDPSLLWINSGVATLKKYFDGRVVPENPRIVNAQKSIRTNDIENVGKTARHHTFFEMLGNFSIGDYFKKESIHWAWEFLTSEDWLGIDPEKLAVTIHPEDDEAHDIWHNEIGLPKEKIIRLEENFWDIGEGPSGPNTEIFYDRGEKYGNDPNDPELFPGGENERHLEIWNLVFSQFNHNPDGSYTPLPKKNIDTGMGLERVICALQDAPTNYETDLFMPMIEATEKLSGVKYGTSKELDTAFKVVADHIRTVSFAVADGALPSNEGRGYVLRRLVRRAIRFAKQLDISKPFMFELVPVVADVMKDFYPNVQENTDFIQKVVKNEEERFHETINDGLAILSEMIKKAKGKGQSELSGSDAFKLYDTYGFPYELTEEYLEEEGMTVNVEQFKVEMEAQRDRARSARQDSGSMQVQTSVLSDIDVDSTFIGYDQLTTPTKVSVIVKGTETVQEANEGEEVLVVLDQTPFYAESGGQIADKGTLSNDHVFAVVKDVQKAPNGQNLHTVLVEQGTLKVKDELKANVNEASRAGIIKNHTATHLLHQALKDVLGKHVNQAGSLVTQDRLRFDFSHFNQVTPEEIEKIESIVNEKIWSTVPVEKMVKPIEEAKAMGAMALFGEKYGSEVRVVQVGDYSLELCGGCHVQNTAEIGLFKILSESGIGAGTRRIEAVTSEGAYRHLTGQVGVLKDTAQLLKSNLNDVPSKVEHIQTQVRDLQRENESLKSKLANIEAGSLLDEVVDVTGVKVLAKKVSASDMNNLRSIVDDLKNQIGSGIVVLGSAQGEKVNIVAGVTNDLTKEGYHAGKLVKEVASRCGGGGGGRPDMAQAGGKQPEQLDEALNYVYEFVKSIS
- a CDS encoding AI-2E family transporter; the encoded protein is MKKWFTIEALVRLGMVLLLLLSLFVLMKLGPFWHPIWDIVKSIFVPFFIAVFITYLLHPIVEWLHGKGLPRAIAILIIYLTFFGGTGFLVFKSIPYLVTQLKDLSNQLPVLSDTYKMWVREFYERTDHLPEAVHTEFEQTLHATERYLTKLIESALGLIKTIWSNLFSLLVIPFLVFYMLKDVDLINKMFYNLTPKKWRESGKNLVKDVDQSLGNYIRGQLTVAVALAILAVVAFWIAGVPYPVILGLIIGVTDFIPYFGPIIGAVPVALIAATISVKKLIIILGILLVLQFIEGNILGPLIVGKSLHIHPIMIIFALLIGGEIGGVLGLLLAVPIFAVGKVIFLHSRDHYRNIDKARG
- the recD2 gene encoding SF1B family DNA helicase RecD2; the protein is MDLQGKFDLGAEEKRYIKGTILHVIYKNNDTFYSVLKVSTKDTNLAEVEKEMIMVGTFPVLSEEETYIFWGDVKDHPKYGTQFVVEFYRKDLPRSEEGMIQYLSSDLFNGIGKKTAEKVIQTLGDEAFSKIIEDPDVLNQVNDLSEERAKTIYETLMEHQGLEQLLSTLHRYGIGPAISMKIYQTYQEEAISIIQSNPYQLIYDIEGVGFKRADEIGQALGIEESSSERVQAGFLYCLKELSNQYGHTFIPVDDLIQETKSLLFTKPNHDDVDYYSEIVHLHGEGKIYIEEENAYLPSLYFAEFGLMKTIERLLKQDEYDRIEPSNFYKALGLLEENQGMEYAEAQKDAIYKALISPMMILTGGPGTGKTTVIKGIIDLYSEIHGLSVEPKDYDEEDYPFLLVAPTGRAAKRMSESTGLPAVTIHRLLGWKGGSGFEYDDDNPIAGRLLIIDEMSMVDLRLAYRLFDALPEDIQVIMVGDEDQLPSVGPGQVLKDFISSNVIPTVKLDQIYRQAKDSSIIQLAHEMKKGSLPADIHVPQPDRRFFPCTQDQAAKAILQVCKSAHDKGYTARDVQVLAPMYRGKAGIDELNRELQAMFNPPSNQKREIDFFDTKYRVGDKVLQLVNVPEEQIFNGDIGEIVAIIHAKETKDKVEQIVISFDGIEVTFKKSDLNQITHAYCCSIHKSQGSEFPIVVLPIVRGYYRMLKRNLIYTAVTRSKEYLIICGEKDAFERAIQQNDSDSRNSLLSKKLRERVAHPKTSENV
- a CDS encoding tetratricopeptide repeat protein, with translation MADQNKRGIELMKEGNYEEAAKAFHSALEEQPDDPVAYVNFGNLLELVGEYEKAMGFFDKAISLNEDLPAAYYGAGVVFYKLEQYDDAVDLFINAIKKGLSDGDSHFMLGMSFVQLGDSKRALPHFQKATEDNPSDVDAWFQYGMALGTQQMFEQATAALHEVIKMDPEHADAYYNLGVAYLYQENIDTAEEMFNKAVKVQNDHILAHNGLKQIKEIRESTENNE
- the mnmA gene encoding tRNA 2-thiouridine(34) synthase MnmA; translated protein: MANNPEDTRVVVGMSGGVDSSVAALLLKEQGYDVIGIFMKNWDDTDENGVCTATEDYEDVIRVCNQLGIPYYAVNFEKQYWDKVFTYFLEEYKAGRTPNPDVMCNKEIKFKAFLEHAMSLGADYVATGHYARVAERNGETVMLRGVDDNKDQTYFLNQLSQDQISKVMFPIGEYQKPEIREMAEKAGLATAKKKDSTGICFIGERNFKEFLSQYLPAQPGEMQTMAGETKGKHDGLMYYTIGQRHGLGIGGNGDPWFVVGKDLDRNVLYVEQGFHNELLYSEQLTATLVSFVSDKEIPDELKCTAKFRYRQTDRGVTIKKREDGQYDVWFDEPQRAITPGQAVVFYDGDVCLGGGTIDKVYKKEKELSYLS
- a CDS encoding cysteine desulfurase family protein translates to MSAIYLDHAATSPTREEVVEAMVPYFTTLYGNPSSIHQFGRNTRQALDEARRVMATSINASFNEIVFTSGGTESDNMAIIGAALAQEKKGKHIITSRIEHHAVLHAVEYLEEQGFEVTYLPVDETGRVSPQQLEEAIREDTTLVTIMYGNNEVGTLQPIQEIGTITKNKEVLFHTDAVQAYGSVLIDVEHLGIDLMSISSHKINGPKGCGFLYIRDGVRLEPRAFGGEQERKRRAGTENVPSIMGMKKAVELIQLEKMERHEQLKAFKEKMLEIFDEAGIQYLLNGSSEYSLPHVLNVSFPGTNVESMLVNLDLSGIAASSGSACTAGSIEPSHVLSAMFDDHERLTAAIRFSFGYGNTIEEIERAGQETVKIVNRLTSM
- the cymR gene encoding cysteine metabolism transcriptional regulator CymR; protein product: MKISTKGRYGLTIMIALAKKYGEGPISLKSIAKDHGLSEHYLEQLVGPLRNAGLVKSIRGAYGGYTLAREADKITAGDIIRVLEGPITPVEIMDDEEPAKRDLWIKIRDAVKDVLDNTTLDDLASYSNDDDQEAYMFYI